The Cyclobacteriaceae bacterium genome includes a region encoding these proteins:
- a CDS encoding DUF1573 domain-containing protein, producing the protein MIAASLLLFINCSDRKAEKRIAELESRLAQLETNKTTPANPVANPVAEAAPVAEEKPEGPLPVAQFEQIDHDFGTINEGLKVSYTYKIKNTGEAPLIIQSAAPSCGCTVPTWTKTPIPVGGTGSVIAEFDTNGKPGIQNKTITVTANTWPKTTTLRFKAMVTPKAEQNGPTK; encoded by the coding sequence ATGATAGCAGCGTCACTGCTATTGTTTATCAACTGCTCTGATAGAAAGGCAGAGAAACGTATTGCGGAGCTTGAAAGTCGTCTTGCTCAGTTAGAGACAAACAAGACTACACCAGCTAACCCTGTTGCAAATCCTGTGGCAGAGGCTGCCCCTGTTGCAGAAGAGAAGCCAGAAGGACCGCTTCCTGTCGCTCAATTTGAACAAATTGATCATGATTTTGGAACTATCAATGAAGGATTGAAAGTTTCTTACACATACAAAATTAAAAACACAGGAGAGGCACCTTTGATTATTCAAAGTGCTGCACCTTCATGCGGTTGCACAGTTCCTACCTGGACAAAAACTCCAATTCCTGTAGGTGGCACAGGTTCAGTTATTGCTGAGTTTGACACCAATGGAAAACCTGGTATTCAAAATAAAACCATTACAGTAACTGCCAATACATGGCCAAAAACTACAACTCTTCGCTTTAAGGCGATGGTGACTCCAAAGGCTGAGCAAAACGGTCCAACGAAGTAG
- a CDS encoding YtxH domain-containing protein, whose amino-acid sequence MGKKSSNTLIAFLAGAAAGAILGVLYAPDKGSNTREKLSFRLDKYKKMLEEYINDLVSGKETPLTTEAKAQGQKVVSEAKGKAERLLEDVDDLLEQIRGTKKS is encoded by the coding sequence ATGGGTAAAAAAAGCAGTAATACATTAATAGCATTTCTCGCAGGAGCAGCAGCAGGAGCAATTTTGGGAGTTTTATATGCACCGGATAAAGGGTCTAACACACGGGAAAAGCTTTCCTTTCGTTTAGATAAATACAAAAAGATGCTGGAGGAATATATTAATGATCTCGTGTCCGGAAAAGAAACACCACTTACCACAGAAGCTAAGGCACAAGGTCAAAAAGTAGTTTCAGAAGCAAAAGGCAAAGCAGAAAGATTGCTGGAGGATGTTGACGATTTACTTGAGCAGATTCGCGGAACCAAGAAAAGTTAA
- the nusB gene encoding transcription antitermination factor NusB: MQSLFAYEQCKEADYQIALEHIDAFFQPDLNSMKVQDKVLLKGQRTVALKQFENKFQQKPVKESSDPRINQAIDEAFTLNQKLVKKDFDFFRKNIVLEVEKINVFYLSVLNLVPALASIASHDKKIPTKNFSSNPLVSALKDNSDLKKESLKNGSGWDQKMDLVRGWFRDCVKPDKEFLQYANLATVELSDHKAFVKHLVRKIILGDTAINAHFEEEDLRWAEDHEIVKSMVDKTLKSLEEKSGVVEIQKLSLDWEEDKIFIEKLFVASTKLDKSYKELIANNTKNWEVDRLPLTDRVILEMALAELTDFPNIPVKVTINEYIELAKQYSTPKSRQFINGILDVISKDLKDSGKIKKSGRGLMDNK, encoded by the coding sequence ATGCAGAGCCTGTTTGCTTACGAGCAGTGCAAAGAAGCTGATTATCAAATTGCCCTCGAGCATATTGATGCGTTTTTTCAGCCGGACCTCAACTCCATGAAAGTCCAGGATAAAGTCCTCTTAAAAGGACAGCGTACGGTAGCACTTAAGCAATTCGAAAATAAATTCCAGCAAAAGCCAGTAAAGGAAAGTTCTGATCCAAGGATCAATCAGGCCATTGATGAAGCTTTTACTCTCAATCAAAAATTAGTAAAGAAAGACTTCGATTTCTTTCGTAAGAATATTGTACTGGAGGTTGAGAAGATCAACGTCTTTTATCTTTCGGTACTGAATCTGGTGCCAGCTCTGGCTTCTATTGCATCTCATGATAAAAAAATTCCAACCAAAAACTTCTCTTCGAACCCATTAGTCTCAGCATTGAAAGACAATTCCGATCTGAAAAAGGAATCTCTAAAAAATGGAAGTGGTTGGGATCAGAAAATGGATCTTGTCCGTGGATGGTTCCGCGATTGTGTTAAACCGGATAAGGAGTTCCTTCAGTATGCCAATCTTGCTACTGTTGAGTTAAGTGATCATAAAGCTTTTGTCAAGCATTTGGTTCGTAAAATTATTCTGGGAGACACAGCTATCAATGCACACTTTGAAGAAGAGGATTTACGATGGGCAGAAGATCATGAGATTGTGAAAAGTATGGTCGACAAGACTCTGAAATCTCTTGAGGAAAAATCAGGTGTGGTCGAAATACAAAAACTGTCGCTGGATTGGGAAGAAGACAAGATATTCATCGAGAAACTTTTCGTAGCAAGCACAAAACTTGATAAAAGTTATAAAGAACTGATCGCAAACAATACAAAGAACTGGGAAGTGGATCGTCTACCACTCACTGATCGTGTGATACTTGAAATGGCTTTAGCGGAGTTAACCGATTTTCCGAATATTCCCGTAAAGGTGACGATCAACGAATACATCGAGCTGGCTAAACAATACAGCACTCCAAAAAGCAGGCAGTTCATTAATGGTATCCTGGATGTTATTTCAAAAGACCTTAAAGATTCAGGAAAAATCAAGAAAAGCGGTCGTGGGCTGATGGATAATAAGTAA
- a CDS encoding ABC transporter ATP-binding protein — MKELSQLNKYLIRYKWHLIWGLVFVIISNVFQIVPAIMVRQSIDLVMGNIQIYRSFGDSAAQDKFFTVFAQGILVYAVLILAMALLRGLFLYFVRQTLIVMSRLVEFDLKNDIFEHYQTLPLSFYRRNNTGDLMNRISEDVGRVRMYLGPSIMYGLQLFTLFFMLIPVMFMISVKLTWFALIPLPLLSFSIYYVNNIIEKRSEEIQKSQSRLSTFVQEAFSGIRVLKSFTREKESTAKFAIENEEYKRQSLRLTRVQSLFFPLMLGLIGLSTILTVYEGSIEVINGSLTFGNIAEFIIYVNLLTWPVASLGWTSSLVQRAEASQKRINEFLNTKTDIVSAKNIHHPINGEIKFNNISFVYPDTGVRAIKNLTFSLKPGESLAIIGGTGSGKSTISNLVSRLYDVTDGEITIDNIPIKDFDITNLRSQIGYVPQDVFLFSDTIFNNIAFGLKSPDESKVEQAAKDADVYHNIMDFPLGFNTRVGERGITLSGGQKQRVSIARAIVREPKILMLDDALSAVDTKTENTILNSMKNIMQGRTTIIISHRVSSAKLANKIIVLSDGELVEEGTHESLLGHNGVYKELYEKQMMTEETEN, encoded by the coding sequence ATGAAAGAACTTTCTCAGCTCAATAAATACCTGATTCGATATAAATGGCACCTTATCTGGGGACTGGTGTTTGTCATCATTTCAAACGTTTTTCAGATTGTACCTGCCATTATGGTGCGTCAATCCATAGACCTTGTAATGGGAAATATTCAGATTTACCGGTCATTTGGTGATTCTGCAGCTCAGGATAAATTCTTTACGGTATTTGCTCAAGGCATTCTGGTTTATGCGGTCCTGATTTTGGCCATGGCTCTTCTGCGGGGCTTGTTTTTATATTTTGTTCGTCAAACGCTTATTGTTATGAGTCGTCTCGTAGAGTTTGATCTTAAGAACGATATTTTTGAACATTATCAGACTCTTCCTTTAAGTTTCTACAGGCGCAATAACACCGGAGATCTTATGAACAGGATATCTGAGGATGTTGGACGAGTGCGCATGTATCTCGGACCGAGCATTATGTATGGATTGCAGTTGTTTACACTTTTTTTCATGCTCATTCCTGTAATGTTTATGATCAGCGTGAAGCTGACTTGGTTTGCGTTGATTCCTCTTCCATTACTATCCTTCAGCATATATTATGTGAATAACATTATTGAAAAGAGGTCGGAAGAAATTCAAAAAAGCCAGTCAAGATTAAGCACATTCGTACAGGAAGCTTTTTCGGGAATCAGAGTTTTAAAATCTTTTACCCGTGAGAAAGAGTCAACCGCAAAGTTTGCAATTGAAAATGAAGAGTATAAAAGACAATCTCTTCGTTTAACAAGAGTTCAATCTCTTTTTTTTCCATTAATGTTAGGCCTGATTGGTTTAAGCACAATTCTTACCGTGTATGAAGGCAGCATTGAAGTAATCAATGGATCTCTGACATTTGGCAACATTGCAGAGTTTATCATCTATGTCAACCTATTAACATGGCCCGTTGCTTCTCTTGGGTGGACCAGCAGTCTTGTTCAACGAGCAGAAGCATCGCAGAAACGTATTAATGAGTTTTTAAATACGAAAACGGACATTGTGTCTGCCAAAAACATCCATCATCCTATCAATGGTGAAATAAAATTCAACAACATATCTTTTGTTTATCCGGATACTGGCGTCAGAGCGATTAAGAATCTCACATTCTCATTGAAGCCTGGAGAGTCTCTTGCAATAATAGGAGGTACGGGTTCCGGAAAGAGCACAATATCCAATCTTGTTTCGCGACTATACGATGTTACAGATGGAGAAATTACCATTGACAATATTCCCATCAAAGATTTTGACATAACCAACCTGAGAAGTCAGATTGGTTATGTACCTCAGGATGTGTTTTTATTCAGTGACACCATCTTTAACAATATTGCTTTCGGTCTCAAATCTCCAGACGAAAGCAAGGTAGAGCAAGCTGCCAAGGATGCTGATGTATACCATAACATTATGGACTTCCCACTTGGCTTTAATACAAGAGTTGGAGAAAGAGGAATAACCCTGTCAGGTGGTCAAAAACAGCGAGTTTCAATCGCCAGGGCCATTGTCAGGGAGCCCAAGATATTAATGCTTGACGATGCTCTTTCAGCAGTTGATACAAAAACTGAAAATACAATCCTTAACAGTATGAAGAACATCATGCAGGGAAGGACCACAATTATTATTTCACACCGTGTCTCCTCTGCTAAACTTGCAAATAAAATTATTGTGTTGAGCGATGGGGAACTGGTGGAAGAAGGCACTCATGAGTCTCTGCTTGGACACAATGGTGTTTATAAGGAATTGTATGAGAAGCAAATGATGACGGAAGAGACTGAAAATTAA
- a CDS encoding ABC transporter ATP-binding protein, whose amino-acid sequence MEKEKVSSGNIIDFTVLKRIFQFIKPYKGRFYFVIVLTFFLGFLSPYRVYLTQLILDDYVSEGNYQMVIYFTALLIGLLVFQSILQYIHTYISGRIGQYIIRDIRIKLYEYIISLRISFFDKTPIGRLVTRTISDVETLADVFSEGLAAMMADLLQIIFILAFMFWTDWRLSLVSLSCIPLMFLATYIFKEKIKVAFNDVRNAVSNLNSFVQEHITGMNIVQIFGSEKREFEKFKEINKEHFDSNLKSVLYYSVYFPVAEIIAAMGIGLVMWYGSKSVLNVEETGITIGTLTAFIMYIQMFFRPIRMIADRYNTLQMGIVSSSRIINLLDSEEHLMKNGEHHPEVMKGEVSFDHVWFAYTESQYVLKDINLDIKPGETVAMVGATGAGKSSIINLLNRFYDIERGSIKIDGVDIKNYDLNSLRKNIGVVLQDVFLFSDTIRNNITLGNTEVTDEMILHAADLVGARKFIDRLPGKLDYNVMERGSTLSVGQRQLLSFIRAMVYDPKILILDEATSSVDSETEEMIQDAIGKMMSHRTSIVIAHRLSTIQKADKIIVLEKGEIKESGRHEELLEQAGFYSQLHKMQYKEVV is encoded by the coding sequence ATGGAAAAAGAAAAGGTCAGTAGTGGTAATATTATAGACTTCACAGTACTGAAACGTATTTTTCAGTTTATCAAACCATACAAGGGGAGATTCTACTTTGTCATTGTCCTTACTTTTTTTCTTGGATTCCTTTCTCCTTATCGGGTTTATCTAACACAACTTATTCTGGATGACTATGTCTCAGAAGGTAATTACCAAATGGTAATCTATTTTACTGCACTTCTCATCGGCCTCCTTGTATTTCAATCGATCCTTCAATATATCCACACCTACATTTCAGGAAGGATCGGTCAATATATAATTCGGGATATCAGAATAAAACTTTATGAGTACATCATCAGTCTTCGCATCAGTTTTTTTGATAAGACTCCCATCGGGCGATTGGTTACCCGCACCATTTCAGATGTAGAAACTCTTGCCGATGTTTTCAGTGAAGGTTTGGCGGCGATGATGGCCGATCTCCTTCAGATCATTTTCATTCTTGCTTTCATGTTCTGGACGGATTGGAGACTGTCTCTTGTAAGTCTGTCCTGTATTCCATTGATGTTTCTGGCCACCTATATCTTTAAAGAAAAAATTAAAGTTGCATTCAACGATGTTCGTAATGCTGTGTCTAATCTGAATTCTTTCGTTCAGGAGCACATCACTGGTATGAACATCGTGCAGATCTTTGGAAGTGAGAAAAGAGAATTTGAAAAATTCAAAGAGATCAATAAGGAGCACTTTGATTCTAACCTGAAGTCTGTGCTTTATTATTCAGTTTACTTTCCTGTTGCTGAGATCATTGCCGCCATGGGCATTGGATTGGTGATGTGGTATGGATCAAAAAGTGTTTTAAATGTTGAAGAAACGGGAATCACCATTGGAACACTGACTGCGTTCATCATGTATATACAAATGTTCTTCCGGCCAATAAGGATGATTGCCGACCGGTACAATACTCTTCAAATGGGAATTGTGAGCTCTTCACGAATTATTAATCTTCTTGATAGTGAGGAACACCTTATGAAGAATGGTGAGCACCATCCGGAGGTAATGAAAGGAGAAGTTTCATTTGATCATGTGTGGTTTGCCTATACCGAATCACAATATGTTTTGAAAGACATCAATCTTGATATCAAACCGGGAGAAACCGTTGCTATGGTTGGAGCAACCGGTGCAGGCAAATCTTCTATTATCAATCTTTTGAACAGATTCTATGATATTGAAAGAGGATCTATAAAAATTGATGGTGTCGATATCAAGAATTATGATCTCAATTCATTGAGAAAAAATATCGGTGTGGTTCTTCAGGACGTTTTTCTATTCTCCGATACGATCCGAAACAATATCACTCTGGGAAACACAGAAGTAACGGACGAAATGATTCTTCATGCGGCAGACCTTGTTGGGGCGAGGAAGTTCATCGACAGATTGCCTGGCAAACTTGATTACAATGTCATGGAGCGTGGTTCAACATTATCAGTGGGTCAGCGACAACTTCTGTCTTTTATCCGGGCCATGGTCTATGATCCCAAAATTCTCATTCTCGACGAAGCGACTTCTTCTGTAGATTCCGAAACAGAAGAAATGATACAGGATGCCATCGGCAAAATGATGAGTCATCGCACCTCCATCGTCATTGCCCACAGGCTTTCCACTATCCAGAAGGCAGACAAAATCATTGTTCTTGAAAAGGGCGAAATCAAGGAATCCGGACGGCATGAGGAGCTTTTGGAGCAGGCAGGCTTCTATTCTCAGCTTCACAAAATGCAGTATAAAGAAGTCGTCTGA
- the truA gene encoding tRNA pseudouridine(38-40) synthase TruA produces MRFFFEISYNGTNYHGWQSQLNAIGVQQRVEEVMSQLFRDEISIVGSGRTDTGVHCKQQFFHADIEKVFDVDKMIIRLNSFLPKDIAIRSVQKVKPEASARYDAFERTYEYHITRVKDPLREGLAFYYFKSIDIPTLQQAAALLTGEHDFECFSKVKTDVNHFICNVKLAEWNQKDDLLVFTITANRFLRGMVRAVVGTLLDVGTGKLNLEDFKKILKSKDRKKAGMNAPPEGLFLMSVKYPKSIFIK; encoded by the coding sequence ATGCGCTTCTTCTTTGAAATCTCATACAATGGCACAAACTATCACGGATGGCAATCTCAACTGAATGCTATAGGAGTTCAGCAGCGAGTTGAAGAGGTAATGAGTCAGCTTTTTCGTGATGAGATTTCTATTGTCGGAAGTGGTCGCACCGACACAGGTGTTCATTGTAAACAACAATTTTTTCATGCTGACATTGAAAAAGTATTTGACGTTGATAAAATGATTATCCGGTTGAATTCTTTTTTGCCCAAAGACATCGCGATACGTTCGGTACAAAAGGTAAAACCTGAAGCCAGTGCCCGGTACGATGCTTTTGAAAGAACTTATGAGTATCACATTACGCGAGTAAAAGATCCTCTTCGTGAAGGACTCGCCTTTTATTATTTTAAATCTATCGACATCCCAACCCTGCAACAAGCTGCTGCGTTACTGACCGGGGAACATGATTTTGAATGTTTCAGCAAAGTAAAAACTGACGTGAACCACTTTATTTGCAATGTAAAACTGGCAGAATGGAATCAAAAGGATGATTTGCTCGTTTTTACCATCACTGCCAATAGGTTTTTGAGAGGAATGGTTCGTGCTGTGGTGGGCACATTGCTTGATGTCGGCACAGGAAAACTAAACCTGGAGGATTTTAAAAAGATCCTGAAAAGCAAAGACCGCAAAAAAGCAGGAATGAATGCCCCACCAGAAGGGCTATTTTTGATGAGTGTAAAGTATCCTAAATCGATTTTTATTAAATAG
- a CDS encoding acetyl-CoA C-acyltransferase: MKTAYIVDILRTPIGKYGGSLASVRPDDLAAFTIIELMKRNPSIDFNQIEDVVFGAANQAGEDNRNVARMALLLAGLPVSVAGVTVNRLCASGLQAIMEASRGIMTGNGELFIAGGVESMSRAPFVMPKSEEAYSRKAEIFDTTLGWRFVNTALSKMYHPYSMGETAENVAKKWNITRGQQDQFALHSQEKYFTAQASNKFKEELISVSFKKNKDSVVFDRDEYPRTTSLEKLATLKPAFIENGTVTAGNSSGINDGAAASLIASEEAVKKYNLKPLAKVVSMAVAGVDPAYMGIGPVPASRKALQRAGLKVADLGLVELNEAFASQSLASIHDLGLNPDIVNVNGGAIAIGHPLGCSGVRISATLIHEMRKRKVKYGLATMCIGVGQGAAVVYENPEYTS, translated from the coding sequence ATGAAAACGGCTTACATTGTTGATATTCTTAGAACTCCCATTGGGAAGTATGGCGGATCACTCGCTTCTGTGAGACCTGATGACCTCGCAGCGTTCACAATTATTGAGTTAATGAAGAGAAATCCTTCTATTGATTTCAATCAAATTGAAGATGTGGTTTTTGGAGCAGCAAATCAGGCAGGAGAAGATAATCGAAATGTCGCCCGAATGGCTTTGCTGCTTGCCGGACTCCCTGTATCCGTAGCGGGCGTAACCGTCAATCGTCTTTGTGCTTCGGGTTTACAAGCGATCATGGAGGCATCGCGCGGTATCATGACCGGAAATGGAGAACTCTTTATAGCAGGTGGTGTTGAAAGCATGAGTCGTGCTCCCTTTGTAATGCCTAAATCAGAAGAGGCATATTCGCGCAAAGCAGAAATTTTTGATACAACATTGGGTTGGCGATTTGTGAACACTGCTCTTTCGAAAATGTATCATCCCTATAGCATGGGTGAAACAGCTGAGAACGTCGCAAAAAAATGGAACATCACTCGCGGACAGCAAGATCAGTTTGCTCTTCATTCTCAGGAAAAATATTTTACCGCTCAAGCTTCCAATAAATTTAAGGAAGAACTTATCTCCGTCTCCTTCAAAAAAAATAAAGACAGTGTTGTTTTTGATCGGGATGAATATCCCAGAACTACATCTCTTGAAAAGCTTGCGACACTTAAGCCCGCATTCATTGAAAACGGAACTGTAACGGCTGGCAATTCATCTGGCATTAATGATGGCGCAGCCGCATCCCTGATTGCAAGTGAAGAAGCTGTTAAAAAATATAACTTAAAGCCATTGGCAAAAGTGGTTTCGATGGCAGTCGCCGGAGTAGATCCTGCATACATGGGGATTGGTCCTGTCCCTGCTTCTCGAAAAGCACTACAACGAGCCGGTCTTAAAGTTGCTGATCTTGGTTTGGTAGAATTGAACGAAGCATTCGCGTCTCAATCTCTTGCTTCGATTCACGACCTTGGATTAAATCCTGATATCGTTAATGTTAATGGCGGAGCTATCGCAATTGGTCATCCTCTCGGTTGCAGTGGCGTTCGGATTAGTGCGACTCTTATACATGAAATGCGGAAACGTAAAGTGAAATACGGTCTGGCAACAATGTGTATTGGTGTTGGACAAGGAGCTGCAGTGGTTTATGAAAATCCGGAATACACAAGTTAG
- a CDS encoding DUF4293 domain-containing protein, which yields MWQRKQTIFLTVTVLCLVLSIFFPIWSSTEEGVDKMLFPLHYTIKTGDVRNTVYFPYAIVSILLIAAATLAIYEIGKFENRLLQLKLAALNSLLMAGAIGFSVYFMIDLIKVNQIGGERGWGFWLPAAAMINNMVANRFIRQDEKLVRDSDRLR from the coding sequence ATGTGGCAAAGAAAGCAAACAATATTCCTGACGGTGACAGTGCTTTGTCTGGTATTATCTATTTTTTTTCCTATTTGGTCGAGTACAGAAGAGGGAGTGGACAAAATGCTTTTCCCGCTTCATTACACCATTAAAACCGGAGATGTCCGCAATACAGTATACTTTCCTTACGCAATTGTCTCTATACTTTTAATCGCCGCTGCAACACTGGCAATCTATGAAATAGGAAAATTTGAAAACCGTTTGCTTCAACTAAAACTTGCTGCTTTGAATTCGTTGCTGATGGCAGGAGCAATCGGATTTTCAGTTTATTTCATGATCGATCTTATTAAAGTAAATCAAATAGGAGGAGAGAGAGGATGGGGCTTTTGGCTTCCGGCAGCAGCAATGATCAATAATATGGTTGCCAATCGGTTTATCCGGCAAGATGAAAAGCTAGTCAGAGATTCAGACCGGTTGCGATAA
- the tpx gene encoding thiol peroxidase, whose product MAQTKLGGSTVNTNGTLPVAGSAAPDFSLTGVDLKEVSLKNYEGKNIVMNIFPSIDTNVCAASVREFNKAVAAIDNTIVLSISKDLPFAMKRFCGVEGINKIAMLSDFKAKGFSESYGVEMTDGRLNGLFARAVVVIAPDGKIKYSELVSSIDDEPDYEAALAVL is encoded by the coding sequence ATGGCTCAAACTAAGCTTGGTGGAAGTACAGTTAATACCAATGGAACACTCCCGGTTGCAGGAAGTGCAGCTCCTGATTTTTCATTGACAGGTGTTGACCTCAAAGAGGTAAGTCTTAAAAACTATGAAGGCAAGAACATTGTAATGAATATCTTCCCAAGTATTGATACAAATGTTTGTGCTGCTTCTGTTCGTGAATTTAATAAGGCTGTTGCTGCTATTGATAACACAATCGTATTAAGCATTTCGAAAGATCTTCCTTTTGCTATGAAACGTTTTTGCGGTGTTGAAGGAATAAATAAAATCGCAATGCTTTCAGATTTTAAAGCAAAAGGATTTTCAGAATCGTATGGTGTCGAAATGACCGATGGAAGATTAAATGGCCTCTTTGCCAGGGCTGTTGTTGTGATTGCGCCTGACGGCAAAATAAAATACTCTGAGCTGGTTTCCTCTATTGACGACGAGCCAGACTATGAAGCAGCACTGGCCGTGCTCTAA
- a CDS encoding aminotransferase class V-fold PLP-dependent enzyme: MMNSRRSFFRKTMGIAGAVSLTSFAQQAAAEDISDALFSLNELSPEAAADDEELWTRMAQAYTVTTNILNLNNGGVSPQPKVVQDAVDRYYHLSNEAPTYYMWQILDKGREPLRRKLADLAGVPGEEIAINRNTTEALGTFTWGIDLKRGDEIVMTKQDYPNMIHAWKQRELREGVKISWINLSLPVDNDDVVIKAYINATTPKTKIWHITHLITWTGQILPAAKLCAEARKRGITTIVDAAHSFAHLDYKISDLNCDYFGTSLHKWLCAPFGTGMMYMKKNLIEKTWPLFPNDKPQGTDIRKFEALGTRSFAPEQAIGQAIDFHLAIGAKRKQERLHYLKTYWCNAVLKNPRVKVHISLKPEYSCALGTFSIDGMTPGEVGSKLFSEYQIHTTTIVWENVSAVRVTPHVYTTTKDLDRLIEAVGKMAAS, encoded by the coding sequence ATTATGAACTCCCGCAGATCGTTCTTTCGCAAAACCATGGGTATTGCTGGTGCTGTTTCATTAACATCCTTTGCGCAACAGGCAGCCGCAGAAGATATTTCCGATGCATTGTTTTCTCTTAATGAACTTTCGCCAGAAGCTGCGGCAGATGATGAAGAACTGTGGACAAGAATGGCTCAGGCTTACACCGTCACTACCAACATATTAAATCTTAACAATGGAGGAGTAAGTCCCCAGCCCAAAGTGGTTCAGGATGCCGTGGATCGGTATTACCACCTTAGCAATGAAGCTCCAACTTATTATATGTGGCAAATCCTTGACAAAGGACGTGAGCCCCTCCGAAGAAAACTGGCTGATCTTGCCGGCGTGCCGGGTGAAGAAATTGCTATTAACAGAAATACTACTGAAGCTCTTGGAACCTTCACATGGGGAATCGATTTGAAACGTGGGGATGAGATTGTAATGACAAAGCAGGATTATCCCAACATGATCCATGCCTGGAAACAACGCGAACTTCGTGAAGGAGTAAAGATCAGTTGGATTAATCTGTCCCTTCCGGTTGACAATGATGATGTGGTTATTAAAGCATACATCAATGCGACCACTCCCAAAACAAAAATCTGGCACATCACTCATCTTATCACATGGACGGGACAAATTCTCCCTGCCGCAAAACTTTGTGCAGAGGCACGAAAAAGGGGAATCACTACCATTGTTGATGCAGCTCATTCATTTGCTCATCTGGATTATAAAATTTCAGATCTCAATTGTGATTACTTCGGCACCAGCTTGCACAAATGGCTTTGTGCTCCTTTCGGAACAGGTATGATGTACATGAAAAAAAATCTTATTGAAAAGACCTGGCCATTATTTCCAAATGATAAGCCCCAAGGAACAGATATCAGAAAGTTTGAAGCATTGGGAACACGTTCCTTTGCACCTGAGCAAGCCATCGGACAGGCTATTGATTTTCATCTTGCCATTGGTGCCAAAAGAAAACAAGAGAGACTACACTATCTCAAGACCTATTGGTGCAACGCCGTTTTGAAAAACCCAAGAGTAAAAGTTCACATCTCTCTTAAGCCAGAATATTCGTGCGCCCTTGGAACTTTCAGCATTGATGGAATGACGCCGGGAGAAGTAGGTTCAAAACTATTCAGTGAATATCAGATTCACACTACTACAATTGTATGGGAAAATGTAAGTGCAGTCCGTGTCACACCACATGTGTATACAACTACCAAAGATCTTGACAGATTAATTGAAGCCGTTGGAAAAATGGCAGCGTCTTAG
- a CDS encoding DUF2721 domain-containing protein encodes MQISINTPALLFPAITLLMLAYTNRFLALASLIRKLHAEYKLLTEDKHLVKAQIVNLHRRLTLIKQMQATGILSFFFCVLSMLFIYLEHETGAYAIFALSLLFLLVSLALSLNEIYISTRALEIELKDMED; translated from the coding sequence ATGCAAATCTCCATCAATACCCCCGCTCTTCTCTTTCCAGCCATTACGTTATTGATGCTTGCCTATACAAATCGTTTTCTGGCTTTGGCATCTCTCATCCGAAAACTTCATGCTGAGTATAAGCTTCTCACTGAAGATAAGCATCTTGTAAAGGCGCAGATCGTCAATCTCCACAGAAGGCTCACCCTCATAAAACAAATGCAGGCAACAGGGATTCTCAGTTTTTTCTTTTGTGTACTTTCAATGCTTTTCATCTATCTCGAACATGAAACAGGGGCATATGCAATTTTTGCTTTGAGCTTATTGTTTCTACTTGTCTCTCTCGCACTTTCGTTAAATGAGATCTACATCAGCACACGTGCTCTGGAAATAGAATTAAAAGACATGGAGGATTAA